From a single Apium graveolens cultivar Ventura chromosome 2, ASM990537v1, whole genome shotgun sequence genomic region:
- the LOC141707368 gene encoding uncharacterized protein LOC141707368, whose amino-acid sequence MFWKLPSISASSPVESVLDKENFTLEELLDEDEIIQECKALNSRLINFLRERAQVEQLLHYIIDEPPEDAESKRILRFPFIACEVFTCEIDVILKTLVEEDGLMDLLFSFLEPTRSHSAFLAGYFSKVVTCLMLRKTIPLMNYVQSHQNVFSQLVDLIGITSIMEVLLRLVGSDDHMYPNSSDVMQWLAESNLLEMIVDKLSPSSPPEVHANAAETLCTVTRNAPSPLAAKLSSPSFVSRIFDHALADSQSKSSLVHSLSVCISLLDPRRSITSPLIHSFRSQHMHESPVSVNSETVDAMLPKLGDLLTLLNVSADGKVLPTTYGELRPPLGKYRLKIVEFIALLLKTGNEVAEKELVISGTIKRVIDLFFEYPFNNALHHQVESIIFSCLESTNTIILDNLFQECDLVSKILEADRSVTISNEPTRPTLPSTGRQVPRMGNLGHITRISNKLVQLGNTDSRIQMHLQGNSEWNNWQASALQERNMVENVYRWACGRPTALHDRIRDSDDEDVHDRDYDVAALANNLSQAFRYGMYDNDDAENGHGTLDRNDEDTYFGDDSGEVVISSLRLGDDQGSLFTNSNWFAFQDDRIGDSSLSTSHNEILDDIDLNGAANSGGNSSSDDEVVVGEDEELAESINPANTTNLDNVKNNINDITSTDSADMDLKEERPTSFGDPSFFETSGNDDLFGDRPIPEWVGWGESSDFPVSGSSVNPFEDYAKSSVDIASPVDVVPTPVSSTSGGGSLANGISNSSEESIGFELSKRAPSLFEEDVEFVGVELEGTEKAMDQALKEGIVGEAGPLKRNIGPKLREKESSDEKGAELDEFNDANYWKVEQEVAVLE is encoded by the exons ATGTTCTGGAAACTTCCATCTATCTCTGCTTCTTCGCCC GTTGAGTCGGTGTTAGATAAGGAGAATTTTACTTTGGAAGAGCTTCTTGATGAGGATGAGATAATTCAAGAATGCAAAGCATTGAATAGCCGTCTTATTAATTT TCTGCGAGAAAGAGCTCAGGTGGAACAGTTATTGCACTATATTATTGATGAGCCTCCCGAGGATGCTGAAAGCAAACGTATTTTGAG ATTTCCCTTTATTGCCTGTGAGGTATTCACTTGCGAAATCGATGTTATTCTCAAAACTTTAGTGGAGGAAGATGGG TTAATGGATTTGCTTTTCTCATTTTTGGAACCGACTCGTTCTCATAGTGCCTTTCTGGCAGGATATTTTAGCAAG GTTGTGACTTGTCTCATGTTGCGGAAGACTATTCCGCTAATGAACTATGTCCAG TCCCATCAGAATGTTTTTAGCCAACTAGTTGATTTGATAGGTATTACATCCATCATGGAG GTCTTGCTTCGGCTTGTAGGCAGTGATGATCACATGTATCCTAATTCTTCGGATGTGATGCAGTGGCTTGCAGAAAGCAATTTGTTAGAGATGATTGTTGATAAACTGAGCCCATCA AGCCCTCCCGAAGTTCATGCTAATGCCGCTGAAACTTTATGCACTGTTACTCGGAATGCACCGTCACCCTTGGCTGCTAAACTCTCTAGCCCAAG TTTCGTTTCTAGAATATTTGATCATGCACTGGCAGACTCCCAGTCGAAATCGAGCCTTGTCCATTCTTTGTCTGTCTGTATCTCCTTATTGGATCCTAGAAGATCAATAACTTCTCCCTTGATTCATTCCTTCCGCAGTCAACACATGCACGAGTCACCTGTATCTGTTAACTCTGAAACTGTTGATGCTATGTTGCCCAAACTTG GTGATTTGTTGACTCTACTAAATGTATCAGCTGACGGAAAGGTTTTGCCTACAACATATGGTGAACTAAGACCTCCACTTGGCAAGTACCGGTTAAAG ATTGTGGAGTTTATTGCTCTGCTACTGAAAACTGGAAATGAAGTTGCAGAGAAGGAATTGGTCATATCAGGAACAATTAAAAGAGTCATTGATCTCTTCTTTGA GTACCCTTTTAACAACGCCTTGCATCATCAAGTAGAGAGTATCATATTTTCATGCTTAGAAAGCACAAACACAATTATTCTTGACAATCTTTTCCAAGAGTGTGATTTGGTTTCCAAAATCCTCGAAGCAGATAGAAGTGTCACCATTTCGAATGAACCAACCCGG CCAACATTACCTTCTACTGGAAGACAGGTGCCCCGAATGGGGAACCTTGGACACATTACACGTATTTCCAATAAGCTTGTGCAGTTGGGAAACACAGATAGCCGGATTCAGATGCACTTACAG GGAAACAGCGAATGGAATAATTGGCAGGCTTCAGCTTTGCAGGAGCGTAATATGGTCGAGAATGTTTATCGTTGGGCTTGCGG CCGGCCTACTGCACTGCATGATAGGATAAGggacagtgatgatgaagatgttCATGACAGGGACTATGATGTAGCAGCTCTAGCAAATAATTTAAGTCAGGCATTTAGATACGGCATGTACGATAATGACGATGCTGAAAAT GGCCATGGAACTCTTGATCGCAATGACGAG GATACTTACTTCGGTGATGATTCTGGTGAGGTTGTAATATCATCCCTGAGACTGGGTGATGATCAAGGAAG TTTGTTTACAAATTCAAACTGGTTTGCTTTCCAAGATGATAGAATAGGTGATTCATCTTTGAGCACCTCACATAATGAGATTTTGGATGACATCGACTTGAATGGAGCAGCGAATAGCGGTGGCAACAGCAGTAGCGATGATGAGGTGGTGGTTGGAGAGGATGAAGAATTGGCCGAAAGCATAAATCCTGCTAACACAACTAATCTGGACAATGTAAAGAATAATATCAATGATATTACTTCAACAGATTCTGCAGACATGGATCTTAAGGAGGAGAGGCCTACTTCTTTTGGTGATCCAAGCTTCTTTGAGACATCAGGCAATGATGATCTATTTGGAGATAGGCCTATACCTGAATGGGTGGGATGGGGAGAGTCCTCCGATTTCCCAGTTAGTGGATCAAGTGTAAATCCCTTTGAAGACTATGCAAAATCGAGTGTTGATATTGCTAGTCCAGTTGATGTAGTTCCGACACCTGTCAGTTCCACATCGGGCGGAGGATCTCTAGCAAATGGCATCTCAAATTCTAGTGAAGAATCAATAGGATTCGAATTGAGCAAAAGGGCTCCATCTCTGTTCGAAGAAGATGTAGAATTTGTAGGGGTTGAATTAGAGGGTACAGAAAAAGCAATGGATCAGGCTCTCAAGGAGGGCATCGTTGGTGAAGCTGGGCCGTTGAAAAGGAACATTGGCCCGAAGCTTCGGGAGAAGGAAAGTTCTGATGAGAAAGGTGCTGAATTGGATGAGTTCAATGATGCAAACTACTGGAAAGTCGAGCAGGAGGTTGCAGTATTGGAATAA